In one window of Tellurirhabdus rosea DNA:
- a CDS encoding winged helix-turn-helix transcriptional regulator has translation MLSIRDALEALEGRWKLLILFALATGPKRFGQISRLVPGITDKVLSKELKSLEANQLIKREAHDTFPPTVEYSLTDHGRSLEKVMDELHYWGLSHRKIIMRS, from the coding sequence ATGCTTTCTATCCGCGATGCTCTGGAAGCACTGGAAGGGCGCTGGAAGCTGCTTATTCTGTTTGCTCTGGCCACCGGTCCCAAACGGTTCGGGCAGATCTCCAGGCTGGTACCGGGGATTACCGACAAAGTGCTTTCCAAAGAGCTGAAAAGTCTGGAAGCCAACCAACTGATTAAAAGGGAAGCCCACGACACGTTTCCGCCCACGGTGGAATATTCGCTGACCGACCACGGACGATCGCTCGAAAAAGTCATGGATGAACTGCATTACTGGGGCCTCTCCCACCGCAAAATCATAATGCGTTCCTAA
- a CDS encoding DoxX family protein, whose amino-acid sequence MTSQTRWFRNLHLALWITQVVLALSFLWAAGIKWFQPTDELATMWPWVAQVPVALVKFTGFVEVAGAIGLLLPIRSHPATRTSRVAAGVVVWMIGAGMFHLLRHEASGVGVNVGFAVLAAFIAWGRQQQAPGFSARCSTQG is encoded by the coding sequence ATGACCTCACAAACGAGATGGTTTCGGAATCTTCACCTCGCCCTCTGGATCACACAAGTCGTTCTGGCCCTTAGCTTCCTGTGGGCCGCGGGCATAAAATGGTTTCAGCCGACTGATGAACTGGCAACCATGTGGCCCTGGGTGGCGCAGGTCCCGGTGGCTTTGGTAAAATTTACCGGATTCGTCGAGGTGGCGGGGGCCATCGGACTGCTCTTACCCATCCGGAGTCACCCGGCAACACGCACCTCCCGGGTCGCGGCGGGGGTTGTGGTGTGGATGATCGGGGCGGGGATGTTCCATCTGTTACGGCACGAAGCCTCCGGGGTGGGCGTCAACGTTGGCTTTGCCGTTCTGGCGGCTTTTATCGCCTGGGGCCGTCAGCAGCAGGCGCCCGGTTTTTCCGCCCGGTGTAGCACGCAGGGCTAG
- a CDS encoding SDR family oxidoreductase — MILVTGATGQLGGAVIQQLLQKMPASQIVAFVRNPDKAADLTERGVTIRVGTYDEPDSLDRAMPGVETVLLIAGTDEENRVRQHQQVVDAARKAQVRRIAYTGRALKDRLTLVNGLMEGHFQTEDYIKQCGLPYTLFQNSLYLDAIPQFLGGDAVFERGIVVPAGAGRVAFAWRRDLGEAIANALLMAQTGNRTYLLTGSESYSFADVAAALTDLSGKSVTYRPAEPAAFEAQLVGRGLPPVVARRISSFIADIANGQEEAVSPDLEKLLGRKPTTLREGLSLLYQR; from the coding sequence ATGATTCTAGTAACCGGGGCTACAGGCCAGTTGGGCGGAGCCGTCATTCAGCAGCTTCTGCAAAAAATGCCCGCTTCCCAGATTGTCGCCTTCGTGCGGAACCCAGACAAAGCCGCCGACCTGACGGAACGGGGCGTGACCATCCGCGTGGGAACCTACGACGAGCCCGACTCCCTCGACCGCGCCATGCCGGGCGTGGAGACCGTCCTGCTGATTGCCGGGACGGATGAAGAAAACCGGGTTCGCCAGCACCAGCAGGTGGTGGATGCGGCCCGGAAAGCACAGGTGCGGCGGATTGCCTACACGGGCCGGGCGCTCAAAGACCGGCTTACGCTGGTCAACGGCCTGATGGAAGGACATTTCCAAACCGAGGACTACATCAAACAGTGCGGCCTGCCGTATACGCTGTTTCAAAACAGCCTTTATCTGGATGCGATTCCGCAATTTTTAGGCGGCGACGCCGTTTTTGAGCGGGGCATCGTCGTGCCGGCCGGGGCGGGGCGGGTCGCGTTTGCCTGGCGCCGCGACCTCGGCGAGGCGATAGCCAATGCCCTGCTGATGGCGCAAACGGGCAACCGCACGTACCTGCTTACCGGCAGTGAGTCGTACTCCTTCGCCGACGTGGCCGCGGCCCTGACCGACCTTTCGGGAAAGTCCGTGACTTACCGCCCGGCCGAACCCGCCGCTTTTGAAGCCCAGCTGGTTGGCCGCGGACTGCCGCCGGTGGTGGCCCGCCGCATTAGCAGCTTTATCGCCGACATCGCCAACGGACAGGAAGAAGCCGTAAGCCCTGACCTGGAAAAGCTGCTCGGCCGGAAGCCGACGACGCTCCGCGAAGGGTTATCTTTGTTGTATCAACGCTAA
- a CDS encoding helix-turn-helix domain-containing protein, giving the protein MSTESPYRIQSIAEYHQFAGLPKPVHPLVSVVRFEEVKPRNPDRPKSIVNHFYSIALKRNFSGRMRYGQQQYDFDEGVMVFLAPGQVLAVSAEASHEHTGWLLMIHPDFLWNTPLARQIRQYDYFDYSIREALFLSEKEEALIVGIIQQVEREYREPIDSFSQNIIVAHLNVLLQYADRFYQRQFITRRISNHKILDRFEAVLEAYFAGEALEQTGLPTVGYLAEQLSVSPTYLSSVLKTVTGQNTQQHIHDKLIEKAKEKLSTTDLSVSEVAYLLGFEHPQSFSKLFKSKTNVTPLEFRHSFLS; this is encoded by the coding sequence ATGTCAACCGAGTCGCCATACCGAATCCAGTCCATTGCCGAATACCACCAGTTTGCGGGTCTTCCCAAACCAGTCCACCCGCTCGTCAGCGTGGTCCGGTTCGAGGAGGTGAAACCCCGCAATCCGGACCGGCCCAAGAGCATCGTCAACCATTTTTATTCGATTGCGCTGAAGCGGAATTTCAGCGGCCGGATGAGGTACGGGCAGCAGCAGTATGATTTCGACGAAGGCGTGATGGTCTTTCTGGCCCCCGGTCAGGTGCTGGCCGTTTCGGCCGAGGCGTCGCATGAGCATACGGGCTGGCTGCTGATGATTCACCCGGATTTTTTGTGGAATACGCCCCTAGCCAGGCAAATCCGGCAGTACGACTACTTCGACTATTCCATTCGGGAAGCCCTGTTTTTGTCGGAGAAGGAAGAAGCGCTGATCGTGGGCATCATTCAGCAGGTGGAGCGGGAATACAGGGAGCCGATTGACTCATTCAGTCAGAACATCATCGTCGCGCACCTGAACGTACTGCTTCAGTATGCCGACCGGTTCTACCAGCGTCAGTTTATCACGCGCCGGATTTCCAACCACAAAATCCTCGACCGGTTTGAGGCCGTTCTGGAGGCTTATTTCGCCGGCGAGGCGCTGGAACAAACCGGTTTGCCGACGGTCGGGTATCTGGCCGAACAGCTCAGCGTGTCGCCGACTTACCTGAGTAGTGTACTGAAGACGGTAACGGGCCAGAACACCCAGCAGCACATCCACGACAAACTCATCGAGAAGGCCAAAGAGAAACTTTCGACGACCGACTTATCGGTCAGCGAAGTGGCGTATCTGCTGGGTTTCGAGCACCCGCAGTCATTCAGCAAACTATTCAAGAGCAAGACAAATGTGACGCCCCTGGAATTCCGACATTCGTTCCTGTCCTGA
- a CDS encoding glycoside hydrolase family 43 protein, whose product MKHVLLLFCLTALSFHSLTAQTTQSVARAKTTYSNPLNVQFGDPYVLYTGGTYYMYGTGAGADKGFAAYSSKDLVSWKPEGQVYFHDNKNGWSDPKASWGGAYWAPEVYEVKGKFYLFYSAQWKVNPNREVENFRIGVAVADKPTGPFVDLTSKPIFDPGYPIIDANVFFDSNGRTYLYYSRAAYKHPVESEIADWARQKGWYKEIEESWVYGVELKPDFSGTIGQPVLLLRPPVRLNDKQAEWESRSVTAREVNRRWTEGSVTFKKDGTYYMMYSANYFGGQHYAVGYATAASPLGPYKKAANNPVLQKNTAQGGTVTGTGHNSITYSPDGKEMFCVYHGRTTRTGEERVVFIDRMEVKAGRITVSGPTTTPQKLPSVSAPRPGK is encoded by the coding sequence ATGAAACATGTACTGCTCCTTTTCTGCTTAACCGCACTGTCTTTCCACTCTCTCACGGCCCAGACCACCCAAAGCGTGGCCCGGGCCAAAACCACCTATTCCAACCCCTTGAACGTACAGTTTGGCGACCCTTACGTGCTCTACACCGGCGGGACGTATTACATGTACGGCACGGGGGCCGGAGCCGATAAGGGATTTGCCGCCTATTCTTCCAAAGACCTGGTCAGCTGGAAGCCGGAAGGGCAGGTTTATTTTCACGACAACAAAAACGGGTGGAGTGATCCCAAAGCCAGTTGGGGCGGGGCGTACTGGGCCCCCGAGGTGTACGAAGTAAAGGGCAAATTTTACCTTTTTTACAGCGCCCAGTGGAAGGTCAACCCGAACCGGGAAGTCGAGAATTTCCGGATTGGCGTAGCCGTAGCGGACAAGCCCACCGGCCCCTTCGTGGACCTGACCAGCAAGCCGATTTTTGACCCCGGCTATCCCATCATTGACGCCAATGTGTTTTTTGATTCCAATGGCAGAACCTACCTGTACTACTCCCGCGCGGCCTACAAACACCCCGTGGAAAGCGAAATCGCGGACTGGGCGCGGCAGAAAGGCTGGTACAAGGAAATTGAAGAAAGCTGGGTGTACGGCGTAGAACTCAAGCCTGATTTTTCCGGAACCATCGGCCAGCCGGTGCTGCTGCTGCGGCCCCCGGTCCGGCTGAACGATAAACAGGCCGAGTGGGAAAGCCGGTCCGTCACCGCCCGCGAAGTGAACCGGCGCTGGACGGAGGGCTCCGTGACGTTTAAGAAAGACGGGACCTACTACATGATGTATTCGGCCAATTACTTCGGCGGTCAGCATTACGCCGTCGGGTACGCGACGGCCGCTTCCCCGCTGGGGCCGTACAAAAAAGCCGCCAATAACCCGGTATTGCAGAAAAATACGGCCCAGGGCGGTACCGTAACGGGCACGGGCCACAACAGCATCACCTATTCGCCCGACGGCAAGGAAATGTTCTGCGTCTACCACGGCAGAACCACCCGGACGGGCGAGGAACGCGTGGTGTTTATCGACCGGATGGAGGTGAAAGCGGGCCGTATTACCGTCTCCGGACCGACCACCACCCCGCAGAAACTGCCGTCGGTCTCCGCCCCGCGCCCCGGCAAATGA
- a CDS encoding (R)-mandelonitrile lyase: MAQTDKPAGTPQPSRGPATSFSGIVWVKTLVPANDQTDCIVSEVAFDPKARTFWHSHPNGQILVVKQGNCYYQEKGKPVQIIREGEAVNIAPNVVHWHGAGPQNKMTHIAINPNVSKGGAVTWLQAVTDEEYKAAH; this comes from the coding sequence ATGGCACAGACAGACAAACCCGCGGGTACCCCGCAGCCCAGTCGTGGCCCGGCCACCAGTTTCAGTGGAATCGTCTGGGTAAAAACGCTGGTTCCGGCCAACGACCAGACCGATTGCATCGTCAGCGAAGTCGCTTTTGACCCGAAAGCCCGGACGTTCTGGCACTCGCATCCCAACGGTCAGATTCTGGTGGTGAAGCAGGGAAACTGCTATTATCAGGAAAAAGGGAAACCCGTTCAGATCATCCGGGAAGGGGAGGCCGTCAACATTGCGCCGAACGTGGTGCACTGGCACGGAGCCGGTCCCCAAAACAAAATGACGCATATTGCCATTAATCCAAATGTGAGCAAAGGCGGTGCCGTTACCTGGTTACAGGCCGTTACGGACGAAGAATATAAGGCCGCTCATTAA